In Candidatus Poribacteria bacterium, the DNA window TGAAGGCGTGAAACGGGTTGGTGTAAGGACTCATGAAAAGCTGCCCGGCGAGATTGATGACACCGAGTTGGGTTTGTCCATCATCCGAGGTAACAATGGTTACACCGCGTCCGGGAACCTCAGCAGGATAGTTCGCGGGTCGTATCAGCTGCGGCGTTGTATCTATAAAGTCGAAAATATCTTTATTATCCCAAACATGATTTCCAGTAGTAATTGCGGAGACCCCAGATGCCAAAAGGTGGTCAACGATTTCAAACGTTAACCCTTTTCCGCCCGCCGCGTTTTCTCCATTAACAACAATAAAATCGTAGTCGTACTGATGTGCTTGCAGAAATTGCGTTGTCGCAGTTCTACCTGGATTTCCGACGATGTCTCCAATAAACAGTATCTTCATTTGCTCCTTATCACTTTCTACATAAAATTGTTTAGTTCCTCAAGTACTCTCTTCTGTAGGAGCGATCTCCCGATCGCGATGCCTGCTGATTGCTACTCTCCTTCTAACTCTGCGAGCGTGAAAACGGATGCAAAGGAACAACCGAGTGCGTTAATTTTCGCTTCACCGCCTGCTTGT includes these proteins:
- a CDS encoding TIGR00282 family metallophosphoesterase; this translates as MKILFIGDIVGNPGRTATTQFLQAHQYDYDFIVVNGENAAGGKGLTFEIVDHLLASGVSAITTGNHVWDNKDIFDFIDTTPQLIRPANYPAEVPGRGVTIVTSDDGQTQLGVINLAGQLFMSPYTNPFHAFNEILPEVKAVTPHVLLDFHAEATSEKMAMGWHADGRVGAVVGTHTHVQTADARVLPQGTAYITDVGMTGPYDSVIGTRIDHVLERFLTMMPTRFAVAKDNVKLCGAEIELDETTGMAVNIVPLQQQY